A window of the Gemmatirosa kalamazoonensis genome harbors these coding sequences:
- the coaBC gene encoding bifunctional phosphopantothenoylcysteine decarboxylase/phosphopantothenate--cysteine ligase CoaBC translates to MRPFDGRRVLLGITGGIAAYKAAWLARLLSQGGAVVDVVMTRAATEFVGAVTLEALTGRPVHVDLLGVGRALDHIKLARAAEAVVVAPCTADFLARAVHGHADDLLSACLLATTAPVLLVPAMNDRMWAHQQVRANAERARALGYTVLDPDEGPLAAGEGSGPGRMPEPETILAHVARQLEPRAALAGKRVLVTAGPTREAIDPVRFISNHSSGRMGVAIADAAWRRGADVTLIAGPLAVPTPAGVRVLRVESTQEMADAVAGELPNADALVMAAAPSDFRPARVAEAKIKRGAGARAIELEPTADILASTRARRRPGAVIVGFALETHDALPNARAKLASKGVDLIVLNDATEPGAGFGVETNRVTFVSRDAEEALTLLPKRDVADAILDRVEALLRGSDADASLAAGD, encoded by the coding sequence ATGCGCCCGTTCGACGGCCGCCGCGTCCTGTTAGGCATCACCGGGGGCATCGCCGCGTACAAGGCGGCGTGGCTCGCTCGGCTGCTGTCGCAGGGTGGCGCGGTCGTCGACGTCGTGATGACGCGCGCCGCGACCGAGTTCGTCGGCGCGGTCACGCTCGAGGCGCTCACCGGCCGGCCCGTGCATGTGGATCTGTTGGGCGTGGGGCGCGCTCTGGACCACATCAAGCTCGCGCGCGCGGCGGAGGCGGTCGTGGTCGCGCCGTGCACGGCGGACTTCCTCGCGCGCGCCGTGCACGGCCATGCCGACGACCTGCTCTCGGCGTGTCTGCTCGCCACGACGGCGCCGGTGCTGCTCGTACCGGCGATGAACGACCGCATGTGGGCGCATCAGCAGGTGCGCGCCAACGCCGAGCGCGCGCGCGCGCTCGGCTACACCGTGCTCGACCCGGACGAGGGCCCGCTCGCCGCGGGCGAGGGAAGTGGGCCGGGCCGCATGCCCGAGCCGGAGACGATCCTCGCGCACGTCGCGCGGCAGCTGGAGCCGCGCGCGGCGCTCGCCGGCAAGCGCGTGCTCGTGACCGCGGGGCCCACGCGCGAGGCGATCGACCCGGTGCGCTTCATCTCCAACCACAGCAGCGGACGGATGGGCGTCGCGATCGCGGACGCGGCATGGCGGCGCGGCGCCGACGTGACGCTGATCGCCGGCCCGCTCGCCGTGCCGACGCCCGCCGGCGTTCGCGTGCTGCGGGTGGAGTCGACGCAGGAGATGGCCGACGCGGTCGCCGGCGAGCTGCCTAACGCGGACGCGCTCGTGATGGCCGCCGCGCCGTCGGACTTCCGGCCGGCGCGCGTCGCCGAGGCGAAGATCAAGCGCGGCGCCGGCGCGCGTGCGATCGAGCTGGAGCCGACGGCGGACATCCTCGCGTCCACGCGTGCGCGCCGGCGGCCGGGCGCGGTGATCGTCGGCTTCGCGCTGGAGACGCACGACGCGCTGCCTAACGCGCGCGCGAAGCTGGCGAGCAAGGGCGTGGACCTGATCGTCCTGAACGACGCGACCGAGCCCGGCGCCGGGTTCGGCGTGGAGACCAACCGCGTGACGTTCGTGTCGCGCGACGCGGAGGAGGCGCTGACGCTGCTGCCGAAGCGCGACGTCGCCGACGCGATCCTCGACCGCGTCGAGGCGCTGCTGCGCGGCTCCGACGCCGACGCTTCGCTCGCCGCTGGAGACTGA
- a CDS encoding DNA-directed RNA polymerase subunit omega produces the protein MQVFTPKDIAKEPTNKYLAVLVAAKYARVLNEFPRVPGRSGEKKLTTRALEELSSDHLDYRIVPRRRGGE, from the coding sequence ATGCAGGTCTTCACGCCGAAGGACATCGCGAAGGAGCCGACGAACAAGTACCTGGCCGTGCTGGTGGCGGCGAAGTACGCGCGCGTGCTGAACGAGTTCCCGCGCGTCCCGGGCCGGTCGGGGGAGAAGAAGCTCACGACGCGCGCCCTCGAGGAGCTCTCGAGCGACCATCTCGACTACCGCATCGTCCCGCGGCGGCGCGGCGGCGAGTAA
- the gmk gene encoding guanylate kinase, translating to MKPFPLILSSPSGGGKTTIARRLLAERGDVGYSVSCTTRAPRGREQNGVDYHFMPVEEFLARIDRGEFAEYAEVHGNLYGTLRSEVKRVLDTGRHVIMDIDPQGARKFAAAFPESVLVFVLPPNARVLYERLSARSTDSAESIARRLRNARDEIAAVHEYDYVIINEDLDTAVRQVGSIIDAESARRDRIHALDAQIAELLSELGQRLDHHTSVS from the coding sequence GTGAAGCCGTTCCCGCTGATCCTCTCGTCGCCGTCCGGCGGCGGCAAGACGACCATCGCGCGCCGACTGCTCGCCGAACGGGGCGACGTGGGGTATTCGGTGTCGTGCACGACGCGCGCGCCGCGCGGCCGCGAGCAGAACGGCGTCGACTATCACTTCATGCCCGTCGAGGAGTTCCTCGCGCGCATCGACCGCGGCGAGTTCGCCGAGTACGCCGAGGTGCACGGGAACCTGTACGGCACGCTGCGGAGCGAGGTGAAGCGCGTGCTCGACACGGGGCGGCATGTGATCATGGACATCGACCCGCAGGGCGCCCGCAAGTTCGCCGCGGCGTTTCCCGAGTCGGTGCTGGTGTTCGTGCTGCCGCCGAACGCGCGCGTGCTGTACGAGCGGCTGTCCGCGCGGTCGACCGACAGCGCGGAGTCGATCGCGCGGCGGCTGCGCAACGCGCGCGACGAGATCGCGGCCGTGCACGAGTACGACTACGTCATCATCAACGAGGACCTCGACACCGCGGTGCGGCAGGTGGGGTCCATCATCGACGCCGAGAGCGCGCGGCGGGATCGCATTCACGCGCTCGACGCCCAGATCGCCGAGCTGCTCTCCGAGCTGGGGCAGCGGCTCGACCACCACACATCAGTGAGCTGA
- a CDS encoding YicC/YloC family endoribonuclease: MTGFGAAEGRVGTLRVSVELRTVNHRFFNPSIKLPSSLGRWEGEVRELLRQRVARGHVTLFARADRDPETRTAAVVDEERFAGYVTQLRALADRHGLDRTIDVATVLRLPDVLRTEGGADEPEGTAPELLAIVEQATTALDATRREEGARVASVLLDRIATLEAAYARIAERAPARLAEQRERLRTNVRELAAGIAVDEQRVAQELAILADRLDVSEEIDRFRMHVAAFRAALTDGTAEPVGKRLGFLLQEMLREANTTGSKANDAPMLHDVVLVKEELERVREQVENVE; this comes from the coding sequence ATGACCGGATTCGGGGCCGCGGAAGGCCGAGTGGGCACCCTGCGCGTGAGCGTCGAGCTGCGGACGGTGAACCACCGGTTCTTCAACCCGTCGATCAAGCTGCCGTCGTCGCTCGGCCGCTGGGAGGGCGAGGTGCGCGAGCTGCTGCGCCAGCGCGTGGCCCGCGGGCACGTCACGCTGTTCGCCCGCGCCGATCGCGACCCCGAGACCCGGACGGCCGCCGTCGTGGACGAGGAGCGCTTCGCGGGCTACGTCACGCAGCTCCGCGCGCTCGCCGACCGGCACGGCCTGGACCGCACGATCGACGTCGCGACGGTGCTCCGCCTGCCGGACGTGCTTCGCACCGAGGGCGGCGCCGACGAGCCCGAAGGGACCGCGCCGGAGCTGCTGGCGATCGTCGAGCAGGCGACGACCGCGCTCGATGCGACGCGGCGCGAGGAAGGGGCGCGCGTGGCCTCGGTGCTGCTCGATCGGATCGCGACGTTGGAGGCGGCGTACGCCCGCATCGCCGAGCGCGCGCCGGCGCGCCTGGCCGAGCAGCGCGAGCGACTGCGGACGAACGTGCGCGAGCTGGCCGCGGGCATCGCCGTGGACGAGCAGCGCGTCGCGCAGGAGCTGGCGATCCTCGCCGACCGGCTCGACGTGAGCGAGGAGATCGACCGCTTCCGCATGCACGTCGCCGCGTTCCGCGCCGCGCTCACCGACGGCACCGCCGAGCCGGTGGGGAAGCGGCTCGGCTTCCTCCTGCAGGAGATGCTGCGCGAGGCGAACACCACCGGCAGCAAGGCGAACGACGCGCCCATGCTGCACGACGTCGTGCTCGTGAAGGAGGAGCTGGAGCGGGTGCGCGAGCAGGTGGAGAACGTCGAGTGA
- a CDS encoding TonB-dependent receptor plug domain-containing protein, whose amino-acid sequence MIIAVGLVAQPTRPQPPVPADTVRRPQQPGDTLRRPARPDTVRTKRDSVTVAAPAAVDTTRRAGIDSVRGVPDTLKTRVRRDSIQAPIARAEVPNDIGVGPLYRWTRDSVLTTGAINLSDLLERVPGVTMFRSGWIASAQTAAYLGDATRVRVFRDGVELDALDPRAGGVRDVGDIQLANIDEVTIERAAGELRVHLRTWTVRNTTPYTRVDAFTGDEDTNLYRFFYGRRFGSGFDAQVGVQQFGTGSRNRRVGGGGTVLDALARVGWARGLWSVDATLNRLDRSRDPTLRFEDQQEVLPNFESRRNDTQLRIAYGDPDGRGPWLQAIANAASQRLATTALLSLDTTFAPTPPVNVVVSVDTLRADSTFSRRQYVLTGGYRLGGVRLSATDRLRTVAGEMLNSPAVRASYDSRLFSVSVFGEKGAVGGLVVDSALVPRVHRRIQQRRVEGGTVDSVITKTTDVPGGVALPPWRASRVDVSARLSPLPWFSLLGSASRESRTLPGLAPHDTGTAVDTVASSKGATTLRLEAALRLGRMWLSGGVVRRGADTVPPLRTYGCLTLPAGGCERAIAAADSTAATGVTFGARGPVWKDVYVDLGGLAWSQAGGAYRPQLQLRSEVGVLTNWLGRFPSGNFGFKFAAIDEYRSRVRFPITPAPNTEGALLCDLEVCAPAANVLTLQLEIRIQSGVLSYQLRNALNRPYEVVPGLRMPGPINYYGVRWTFWN is encoded by the coding sequence GTGATCATCGCCGTCGGGCTCGTCGCCCAGCCCACGCGGCCGCAGCCGCCGGTGCCCGCCGACACGGTGCGCCGCCCGCAGCAGCCCGGCGACACGCTGCGGCGTCCGGCGAGGCCCGACACGGTGCGCACGAAGCGCGACTCGGTGACCGTCGCCGCGCCGGCCGCCGTCGATACCACGCGGCGCGCCGGCATCGACTCGGTGCGCGGCGTGCCCGACACGCTGAAGACGCGGGTGCGCCGCGACAGCATCCAGGCGCCCATCGCCCGCGCCGAGGTGCCTAACGACATCGGCGTCGGGCCGCTGTACCGGTGGACGCGCGACTCCGTGCTGACCACCGGCGCGATCAACCTCTCCGACCTGCTGGAGCGCGTCCCGGGCGTGACGATGTTCCGCTCCGGCTGGATCGCGTCCGCGCAGACGGCCGCGTACCTCGGCGACGCGACGCGCGTGCGCGTGTTCCGCGACGGCGTGGAGCTCGACGCGCTCGATCCGCGGGCCGGGGGCGTGCGCGACGTCGGCGACATCCAGCTCGCGAACATCGACGAGGTGACGATCGAGCGTGCCGCGGGCGAGCTGCGCGTGCATCTCCGCACGTGGACGGTGCGCAACACGACGCCGTACACGCGCGTCGACGCGTTCACCGGCGACGAGGACACGAACCTCTATCGCTTCTTCTACGGCCGTCGCTTCGGCAGCGGCTTCGACGCGCAGGTCGGCGTGCAGCAGTTCGGCACCGGGTCGCGCAACCGCCGCGTCGGCGGCGGCGGCACGGTGCTCGACGCGCTCGCCCGCGTCGGTTGGGCACGCGGCCTGTGGAGCGTCGACGCCACGTTGAATCGCCTCGACCGCAGCCGCGATCCGACGCTGCGCTTCGAGGATCAGCAGGAAGTGCTGCCGAACTTCGAGTCGCGGCGAAACGACACGCAGCTGCGCATCGCGTACGGGGACCCGGACGGGCGAGGGCCATGGCTGCAGGCGATCGCGAACGCCGCGAGCCAGCGCCTCGCCACGACTGCGCTCCTCTCGCTCGACACGACGTTCGCGCCGACACCGCCGGTGAACGTGGTCGTCTCGGTAGACACCTTGCGTGCCGACAGCACGTTCTCGCGCCGTCAGTACGTGCTCACCGGTGGCTACAGGCTCGGCGGCGTTCGGCTCTCGGCCACCGATCGCCTGCGCACGGTCGCCGGCGAGATGCTGAACTCGCCGGCGGTGCGCGCGTCGTACGACTCGCGGCTGTTCTCCGTCTCGGTGTTCGGCGAGAAGGGCGCCGTGGGTGGCCTCGTGGTGGACTCCGCGCTCGTGCCGCGGGTGCATCGCCGCATCCAGCAGCGGCGGGTCGAGGGTGGGACGGTCGACTCGGTCATCACGAAGACGACGGACGTCCCGGGCGGCGTCGCCCTGCCGCCCTGGCGCGCCTCGCGCGTCGACGTGTCGGCGCGGCTCTCGCCGTTGCCGTGGTTCTCGCTGCTCGGCTCCGCCAGCCGCGAGTCGCGGACGCTTCCCGGCCTGGCGCCGCACGACACCGGCACGGCCGTCGACACGGTCGCGTCGAGCAAGGGCGCCACGACGCTCCGCCTGGAGGCGGCGCTCCGACTCGGCCGGATGTGGCTCAGCGGCGGCGTCGTGCGACGCGGCGCCGACACGGTGCCGCCGCTCCGCACCTATGGCTGTCTCACGCTGCCGGCCGGCGGCTGCGAGCGGGCCATCGCCGCCGCCGATTCCACGGCAGCGACCGGCGTGACGTTCGGCGCCCGCGGTCCGGTGTGGAAGGACGTCTACGTGGACCTCGGGGGCCTGGCGTGGAGCCAGGCGGGCGGGGCCTACCGCCCGCAGCTCCAGCTCCGGAGCGAGGTCGGCGTGCTCACGAACTGGCTCGGCCGGTTCCCGAGCGGCAACTTCGGCTTCAAGTTCGCCGCCATCGACGAGTACCGGAGCCGCGTGCGCTTCCCGATCACCCCAGCGCCGAACACCGAGGGGGCGCTGCTGTGCGACCTCGAAGTGTGCGCGCCGGCGGCGAACGTGCTCACCCTGCAGCTCGAGATCCGCATCCAGAGCGGGGTGCTGAGCTACCAGCTGCGCAACGCGCTCAACCGCCCGTACGAGGTCGTGCCGGGGCTGCGGATGCCCGGTCCGATCAACTACTACGGCGTGCGGTGGACGTTCTGGAACTGA
- a CDS encoding leucyl aminopeptidase, translating to MPLTLSLSQAAPNALDTPLLVVALGADEPLPATLTELDGTLHGVVGRALARRDFRGGRDESLHLGGGERGVQRVLLVGTGKATDRAVALRRAASIAARFASKIGVSELAFVAPDADARAVESIAVGLDMGAWRYTDMQTQPPESERRATLERATILADRAAQRGLDDGIALAHGYAVARRLAMMPGNVCTPDTFVETANDIASRFDSVTASAMGRAEMEKEGMGSFLCVAQATPEDPKLVTLQYRGAGDAKPVALVGKGLCFDTGGISIKPAERMEWMKFDMCGAAGVLGAIEAIARMKLPVNVVGVIGATTNMPSGTAVKPGDVVRASTGKTIEIINTDAEGRLVLADCLAYVKRFEPTAVIDAATLTGAIVIALGHNAVGVMGSDAGLVQEVLAAGRRASEPGWELPLWDEYREQIKSDVADIKNTGGRAAGSITAGWFLREFTDYPWVHLDVAGTAYSESDLVALPKGPTGTPTGTFVEFVRGRVR from the coding sequence ATGCCGCTGACGCTGTCGCTCTCGCAGGCCGCGCCTAACGCGCTCGACACCCCGCTGCTCGTCGTCGCGCTCGGCGCCGACGAGCCGCTCCCCGCGACACTGACGGAGCTCGACGGCACGCTGCACGGCGTCGTCGGGCGCGCGCTGGCCCGCCGCGACTTTCGCGGCGGCCGCGACGAGTCGCTGCACCTCGGCGGCGGCGAGCGCGGCGTGCAGCGCGTGCTGCTCGTCGGCACCGGCAAGGCGACGGACCGCGCCGTCGCGCTGCGGCGCGCCGCGTCGATCGCCGCGCGCTTCGCGAGCAAGATCGGCGTGAGCGAGCTCGCGTTCGTCGCCCCCGACGCCGACGCGCGCGCGGTCGAGAGCATCGCCGTGGGGCTCGACATGGGCGCCTGGCGCTACACCGACATGCAGACGCAGCCGCCGGAGAGCGAGCGGCGCGCGACACTCGAGCGGGCGACGATCCTCGCCGACCGCGCGGCGCAGCGCGGGCTCGACGACGGCATCGCGCTCGCGCACGGCTACGCGGTCGCGCGTCGGCTCGCGATGATGCCGGGCAACGTCTGCACACCCGACACGTTCGTGGAGACGGCGAACGACATCGCGTCGCGCTTCGACAGCGTGACCGCGTCGGCAATGGGCCGGGCCGAGATGGAGAAGGAGGGGATGGGCTCGTTCCTGTGCGTCGCGCAGGCGACGCCCGAAGACCCGAAGCTCGTCACGCTCCAGTACCGCGGCGCCGGCGACGCGAAGCCGGTCGCGCTCGTCGGGAAGGGACTCTGCTTCGACACGGGCGGCATCTCGATCAAGCCGGCCGAGCGGATGGAGTGGATGAAGTTCGACATGTGCGGGGCCGCGGGCGTGCTCGGCGCCATCGAGGCGATCGCGCGCATGAAGCTGCCCGTGAACGTCGTCGGCGTGATCGGCGCGACGACGAACATGCCGAGCGGCACCGCGGTGAAGCCGGGCGACGTCGTGCGCGCGTCGACGGGGAAGACGATCGAGATCATCAACACCGACGCCGAGGGGCGGCTGGTGCTCGCGGACTGCCTCGCGTACGTGAAGCGCTTCGAGCCGACGGCCGTCATCGACGCCGCGACGCTCACCGGCGCGATCGTGATCGCGTTGGGCCACAACGCCGTCGGCGTGATGGGGTCGGATGCGGGGCTCGTGCAGGAGGTGCTCGCCGCCGGCCGCCGCGCGTCGGAGCCGGGTTGGGAGCTGCCGCTCTGGGACGAGTACCGCGAGCAGATCAAGTCCGACGTCGCCGACATCAAGAACACCGGCGGCCGCGCCGCGGGCTCCATCACCGCCGGGTGGTTCCTCCGTGAGTTCACCGACTACCCGTGGGTGCACCTCGACGTCGCGGGCACGGCGTACTCGGAATCGGACCTCGTCGCGCTGCCGAAGGGACCCACGGGGACGCCCACCGGCACGTTCGTGGAGTTCGTGCGCGGGAGGGTGCGCTGA
- the icd gene encoding isocitrate dehydrogenase (NADP(+)), with the protein MATYRFAQIPSGDRIEFANGTLHVPARPIVPFIEGDGTGPDIWRASQKVFDAAVEKAYGGERKIAWMEVYAGEKSVQKTTEWLPEETIDAMREFRVSIKGPLTTPVGGGIRSLNVALRQILDLYACIRPVRYFEGVGAPVKEPQKVDVVIFRENTEDVYSGIEFKAGTPEVEKLRGLLKEQFGKDVREGSGIGIKPISAFGSKRLVKMAIEYALKTKRPKVTLVHKGNIMKFTEGAFRDWGYEVAKDFGGTVVDKGPWTQLPNGGPLVNDVIADAMFQQLLLRPDEYSVIATPNLNGDYLSDAAAAQVGGLGIAPGGNVGDGLAVFEATHGTAPKYAGLDKVNPGSVILSGVMMLEYMGWDEAAKLIVAGMEDAIGRKRVTYDLARQMSGATEVSCSGFGDEIIAGMRA; encoded by the coding sequence ATGGCGACGTACCGCTTCGCGCAGATTCCCTCCGGCGACCGCATCGAGTTCGCCAACGGCACGCTGCACGTACCCGCCCGGCCGATCGTGCCGTTCATCGAGGGCGACGGCACCGGTCCCGACATCTGGCGCGCGTCGCAGAAGGTGTTCGACGCCGCGGTGGAGAAGGCGTACGGCGGCGAGCGCAAGATCGCGTGGATGGAGGTGTACGCGGGCGAGAAGTCGGTCCAGAAGACCACCGAGTGGCTCCCCGAGGAGACCATCGACGCGATGCGCGAGTTCCGCGTGTCGATCAAGGGGCCGCTCACGACGCCGGTCGGCGGCGGGATCCGGTCGCTGAACGTCGCGCTGCGTCAGATCCTCGACCTGTACGCGTGCATTCGTCCCGTGCGCTACTTCGAGGGCGTCGGTGCGCCGGTGAAGGAGCCGCAGAAGGTCGACGTCGTGATCTTCCGCGAGAACACCGAGGACGTGTACTCGGGGATCGAGTTCAAGGCGGGTACACCCGAGGTGGAGAAGCTGCGCGGGCTGCTGAAGGAGCAGTTCGGCAAGGACGTGCGCGAGGGCTCGGGCATCGGCATCAAGCCCATCTCGGCGTTCGGCTCCAAGCGGCTCGTGAAGATGGCGATCGAGTACGCGCTGAAGACGAAGCGTCCGAAGGTGACGCTCGTGCACAAGGGCAACATCATGAAGTTCACCGAGGGCGCGTTCCGCGACTGGGGCTACGAGGTCGCGAAGGACTTCGGCGGCACCGTCGTCGACAAGGGTCCGTGGACGCAGCTGCCGAACGGCGGCCCGCTCGTGAACGACGTCATCGCCGACGCGATGTTCCAGCAGCTGCTGCTGCGCCCCGACGAGTACTCGGTGATCGCGACGCCGAACCTGAACGGCGACTACCTCTCCGACGCCGCGGCCGCGCAGGTGGGCGGACTCGGCATCGCGCCGGGCGGCAACGTCGGCGACGGGCTCGCGGTGTTCGAGGCGACGCACGGCACGGCGCCGAAGTACGCGGGGCTCGACAAGGTGAATCCGGGCTCGGTGATCCTGTCCGGCGTCATGATGCTCGAGTACATGGGCTGGGACGAGGCCGCGAAGCTCATCGTGGCGGGGATGGAGGACGCGATCGGCCGCAAGCGCGTGACGTACGATCTCGCGCGGCAGATGTCGGGCGCCACCGAGGTCTCGTGCTCCGGCTTCGGCGACGAGATCATCGCCGGGATGCGCGCCTGA
- a CDS encoding zf-HC2 domain-containing protein codes for MRECENIVERLPDLLHERLAADERERVLSHVSACEDCRAELAWLRTTRDGLVAATPRIDTAAIARAVHAQLASAPTLRLVTDEGAQPIAHSARGASRPRWATTRLRAAAALFVVATGAGAVVLSRGTADRPAPSVGQIAQAPVAAPTTPAAPSADTVTTPAPRASTASPSPAPLTVASVEPAAPLGASFADLSDAELAAVIAAIDDEGGTLPADPAPTPNVVTPGGAR; via the coding sequence ATGCGTGAGTGCGAGAACATCGTGGAGCGGCTGCCGGACCTGCTGCACGAGCGGCTGGCGGCGGACGAGCGCGAGCGCGTTCTGTCGCACGTGAGCGCGTGCGAAGACTGCCGGGCCGAGCTCGCGTGGCTGCGGACGACGCGCGATGGGCTCGTCGCCGCCACGCCGCGCATCGACACCGCCGCGATCGCCCGCGCCGTGCACGCGCAGCTCGCCAGCGCGCCGACGCTCCGTCTCGTGACGGACGAGGGCGCACAGCCGATCGCGCACAGCGCGCGTGGCGCGTCGCGCCCGCGGTGGGCCACGACGCGCCTCCGCGCCGCGGCCGCGCTGTTCGTCGTCGCCACCGGGGCGGGCGCGGTGGTCCTGTCGCGCGGCACCGCGGATCGGCCCGCGCCGTCGGTCGGGCAGATCGCCCAGGCGCCGGTGGCCGCGCCGACGACGCCCGCGGCGCCCTCCGCCGACACGGTGACGACGCCCGCTCCGCGCGCGAGCACCGCGTCGCCGAGCCCCGCGCCGCTCACGGTCGCGTCGGTCGAGCCGGCCGCGCCGCTCGGTGCGTCGTTCGCGGATCTGTCGGACGCCGAGCTGGCGGCGGTGATCGCGGCGATCGACGATGAGGGGGGCACGCTGCCGGCCGACCCGGCGCCGACGCCTAACGTCGTGACGCCCGGAGGCGCGCGATGA
- a CDS encoding RNA polymerase sigma factor — MTEALQNHDADDDVRLLERYRAGDERAATELVARHAPALARFAVSLGERDDVEELVQDTFVRAFGALESFRAESSLRTWLFTIERRLILDRRRSLARRHARFEGGEADAATEHTALDHVVAEETQQRLQRALDRLSPLQREVFVLRVAEGRSYKEIAEIAGTTEGAARVHYHNAMRAMKEFVDA, encoded by the coding sequence ATGACCGAGGCGCTTCAGAACCACGACGCGGACGACGACGTTCGGCTCCTGGAGCGATACCGGGCGGGGGACGAGCGCGCAGCGACCGAGCTCGTGGCGCGGCACGCGCCGGCGCTGGCCCGGTTCGCGGTCAGCCTCGGCGAGCGGGACGACGTCGAGGAGCTGGTGCAGGACACGTTCGTGCGCGCGTTCGGGGCGCTGGAGTCGTTTCGCGCGGAGAGCTCGCTGCGGACGTGGCTGTTCACGATCGAGCGGCGGCTGATCCTCGACCGGCGACGATCGCTGGCCCGACGGCACGCGCGATTCGAGGGGGGCGAGGCGGACGCGGCGACCGAGCACACGGCGCTCGATCACGTGGTGGCGGAAGAGACGCAACAGCGACTGCAGCGGGCCCTCGATCGCCTGTCGCCGCTCCAGCGGGAGGTCTTCGTTCTGCGGGTAGCCGAGGGGCGGTCGTACAAGGAGATCGCGGAGATCGCGGGCACGACGGAAGGCGCGGCGCGCGTGCACTATCACAACGCCATGCGGGCGATGAAGGAGTTTGTCGATGCGTGA
- a CDS encoding glycerophosphodiester phosphodiesterase has translation MSGRPEIIAHRGLPREHPENSLPGFRSALALEVDGIELDVHLTADGVPVVHHDPHLGRPSVPDSPLLGRPIAALTRAELAAHVLAPGVGVPTLDEVLELVDGRATVYVEVKAAAAEAVVAGRLAGCEAWTAVHSFDHRVPYRVRGHLPSLPVGVLSTSYLLDNVGAMRAVGARDLWQHWGMIDEALVAEVHRAGGRVIAWTANDRDAMEALTRLGVDGICTDVSRLAREVIGAR, from the coding sequence ATGTCCGGCCGGCCCGAGATCATCGCCCATCGCGGGCTGCCCCGCGAGCACCCCGAGAACTCGCTCCCGGGCTTCCGTTCCGCGCTCGCCCTGGAGGTCGACGGCATCGAGCTCGACGTGCACCTCACGGCCGACGGCGTGCCGGTCGTCCATCACGATCCCCACCTCGGCCGCCCGTCGGTCCCGGACAGTCCGCTGCTGGGCCGGCCGATCGCGGCGCTGACCCGCGCCGAGCTCGCGGCGCACGTGCTGGCGCCCGGCGTCGGCGTTCCGACGCTCGACGAGGTGCTGGAGCTTGTCGACGGCCGCGCGACGGTCTACGTGGAGGTGAAGGCGGCCGCCGCCGAAGCGGTGGTGGCCGGGCGACTGGCCGGGTGCGAGGCGTGGACGGCGGTGCACTCGTTCGACCATCGCGTGCCGTACCGCGTCCGCGGGCACCTGCCCTCGCTCCCGGTCGGCGTGCTGTCGACCAGCTATCTGCTCGACAACGTCGGCGCCATGCGCGCGGTCGGCGCGCGCGACCTGTGGCAGCACTGGGGGATGATCGACGAGGCGCTGGTTGCCGAGGTGCACCGCGCGGGCGGCCGCGTCATCGCGTGGACCGCGAACGACCGCGACGCCATGGAGGCGCTCACCCGACTCGGCGTCGACGGGATCTGCACGGACGTCTCGCGGCTCGCGCGCGAGGTGATCGGCGCGCGGTGA